The stretch of DNA CTCGTGCTGTCTTCCTTGCcatggagtttttttccctaaaaatacAGAAACTCCTTGCCTGTGGCAGCCTCTGAGTTATCTTGCATTTCTCCAGGTCTGCATGCAGCACGTGGGCAGTTCTGTCTTTAGTAAAATGGGAGGTAAAGCTTTGGAAAAGCAGTGATGCTGAGGTTTCACTTTTGTCACTAATGGTAGTCTGAGCCCTgggggctgggctgcagggagtactggctgggccaggagctgggagaaacTGTTGGCCTGAAACCCAAGTAATGAACAGCATGAAGCACCGAGGGTCCTAGCATGGCTGGTATGTCTCTCCCCCCTCCAGAGCAAGGGATCTTTGCCCTGTTTTTTTTCTACACTGTTCAAGAATTTGCTGTCTATCTGTCCCTACGACTttttttatatgtgtgtgtatatactGTAACTTTTTGGTTTGTGGGTGGGAGGAAATTGTTTTATGGATTATGTGAAGAAAGTCTATTTATCCACATGGAGTTCAGAGTAGGGATGCTTTGTGATATGAGACGCAACTGGTGGTGGGGAAGTTCCCCAGAGAACATATCTGCTGTCTGAAAACCCTGTTCCAGGGCTCCTGAGCATTTGTTACCTAATAAAGATGAATGTTACCACCACCTCCCACCTGCCCTCTTTCTCTTAGCTCTATTCATcccacccagcagctgctcttaaGCAGAGGTGAGCTTGAAAAGTCCTTTAGAGACATAAAACCTCACAAGTGCCTTGGGAAGCTGTCAGTCCTTTGTCCAGATAACCTAGAGACCAGAACTGCACCGCTTGCAATGAAAGGCCCTTGGTGGAACAAGTGTGGTGTCTCCATGTTCCTCTGGAAGCAACTCAAGAGGATGATGGCTTGAGCAGAGCCAAGCAAGGTGGAGCTGGGCCAGAAGCCTGCAATTTTAGGACCTTCTCTAGGGGAGGAAGGCTGTTACCTGACCTTGCTTTAGAACAATGTCCTTTCGCTCCATCTCTTTGTTTCTCTGCTCCCCCTGGTAAAACTCTGTCAGAACCATTAAGCTTCAGACAGAGGAGATCTGGTTTTTGTGCAGCTGCTTGAAGGCTTTTGCAGTTGGCCCTGGAAGCTGTGTTCCCACCATGTCCCACATCACGGGGGGGTTCCCCAGGCCCTGTGGGGGAGTGGGCTTTGTGCCTTGCTGCCTCGGGGGAAGGTTTTGTGAGCAGCGTGAAGTTCCCCAACCAATTCATACCAAGACCATACAGTTTAATGTGTTATTTATTGACAAGGTGGAGGCTGGGGCAGTGAAgggaggaggctggggaggcaAAGGGGCTGCTCGGGCTTTCCTGGCAGCATGGGTTCAGTGCTTTCAGTCAATTGCTCTTCCCTGCACCTCGTCAGAGGAGCCAGGCGAAGGTGCCTGGCCCCAGCAGGATCTGTTCCCAGTCTGTCCAGCGTTGGCCCCCATGCCCTGAGCAGGGTACGGCTCTGCCAGTGTGTTCCCGACTCAGCCTCTTCCGGGCGTGGGCTGAGGACGCCTGAAACTTGTTGCTCGGATGAGTCCCCGATGCCTCCTCGACGGTGAAGTGCAGCCGGCAGTCCCCATCCCGGAGGCCGGGGGGCCGGCTCGTCTCCCGGCCTGGCCAGCGCCGCGCTTTGTGTAAGTCCTGTGGTGCTCTCCTCCGGCGGGCTGCCCCCGGTAGCAGCGACTCCCGCCTGAGGGAGCCCCAGTCCCCGATGGCACTGGCCGTCAGACGGTGACCTCGGTCTTGCTGTTGGTGGCGAGGTGCCGCGGGTGCTGCCCGTACAGCGAGGCGGAGGGGCCGAAGGCCTCGGGTGGCCCCTCAGGGCGCAGGGTGGCCAGGCCCGGCCGGCGGGGTCCACGATGGGgacccccctcccagccccccgGGAAGGCCAGACCCCCTGGCACCTTGGGGCCCTTGGCTTTGGGCAGGGGGCAGCCCTCGGCCAGCACCGGCGTCTCGGCTGGGAAGGTCAGTGTGCTGGCGGGGGGTGGCTCCAGCCCCCCGAACCGCCTGTAGAAGTCCTCGGTGGCGCTCTCTGTGGGGACAGGCGTGCAGTGTCACCCCTCCAGAGCCACCCCCTCCTGCTGGCAGGGGGGGCCCAGGGAGGGTGCAGAGGTGGGgaaggctgggatggggctgtaGGAGGGATTCTGGGCGCTGACTGGCTCGGGGGGATATTGGCAGTGAACTGGCTGGGCAGTGCTTTTGGAAGATCCCGGGGAACCGATTGCTGCGCAGTGCAGTGTCCGTGTGGACCCTGAGCCCTGATGGGATGGGCAGTGCTTCAGGTCTGTGTGGGATCCTGGGTGCTGGTTGACTGGGAAGCGCAGTGGCTCTGCGGGGGACCCCGGGCACTGACTGgctgggcagcacagcaggCTGGTGGAGtgatggaggagctgcagagtttCTGCTGTGAGCAGCCACCCCAGGAGCATCGGGAAACTGGGATGCTTGTTCTGCCTGTGCCCCTTTGTGAGCCCCGTGCCCCTCCCCACTTGGTTTTTGGGGTTAACGGGGTGCATGCCCTCCTCCACCATCCCACCCCCAGGGCAGCGGAACTCACCTCCAACCTTGAGGGTGGTGTAGGAAGTGTAGTCCGGGGCTGACAGGGCCAGGCTGCTGGCCAGCGGCAGGCGCTTGCCGTGGCTGTGGGGCCGCCCCAGTGAGGGGGCAATGGCCACCGCGTTGTTCAAGGGTGGCTTGTCTGGAGGGGCAGAGATGGGTGGGGGCTCAGCCGTAGGCTGTGGCCTCCCACTGTCTTTATTCACCCAAGGGAACTTACTTTTCCCCACCACACCAGTGCCTTACCTGTGCTGTTTCTGGGGGGTCCCCGGGCCAGCCCCTCGCCCAGAGGCACCTGCACACCCCCCATGAGGCTGTCCATATTCTCAGAGGGGCTGTGGCCTGGCTGCTTCAGCAGATCTGTCAGTGTCCTGGAGAGGGGTGAAGGGCTGTTAAAACAATATCCTACTCCCCTGGGACCTCAAATGCATCCCAACCCTGAACTCCACTCCTTGAAGGCAGAGCTAGGCAGCCTGGGGCTAGGAAAGAGCCACTGGGAGCAGTGCACCCAGAGTGCACCCAAGCTGCTAATCCAGCTTTTGCAGGAGGGCTAACAAGTCTAACAGCTAATTGGGGtctggctggggctgagccctcccAGAGCCAGGGGCATCAATGGGTAAGAGTGGTGAGGGAGATGCATGGCTTGGAGCAGGCTGCAAGGGTACAATGAACTGAGACAGAAGGAAACTGATCTGATGGAAGCTGGAGCAACACCTCTGGGATGCTTCCTGGTAGAACAGGGGAGAGGAGGCAACACCTCCAGTTGAGTCCCTTCAAAACAGAGAAGACCCTAAGGAAGGGATTAGAGAGGCCACTTGTGCCCCTTCGGGGAGGGAAATAAACTAGTGGCAGCCTCTGGTGCAGGCGCTGTATGTGCAGAACACCCTCCTTGTAAGTAACAGCATTAAACATTAAACACCATTACATAAGATAGAGCCCTATTTCGTTTAACATTCATGGACAGAGATTCTGCAGTCCCACCACAGTGCACTGGCAATGCCAGAGCGAGGCATGCTGGTGGTACCAGAGCAGGGcacaccagcagtgccagagtGGGGCAcagtggcagtgccagagcagggCACACCGGCAGTGCCAGAGTGGGGCACAGTGGCAGTGCCAGAGTGGGGCACAATGGCAGTGCCAGAGTGGGGCAcagtggcagtgccagagcagggcacaccggcagtgccagagcagggTGCACCAATGCTGGTGGTGCCAGAGGAGGGTAcaacagcagtgacagagggAGCACGTTGTCAGTGTTGGAGCAGAACCTTGCCACGTGCCACTGCAGCCTTTGGCAGCAAGTCCCAGGAGAGGATGGGATGCTCCTGCAGGTGCAGGGCTTTGTGATGAGAAGACACACCATTCCCCCTGCAGAGACCATCCCTGCAAGATTGCAGGGGTGTCCACTCAGGGCTTTTTTTGGCTCGCTAATCCCCAGCTCACTGTCAGCATGCCTCGCGCCTTGAAGGCTCTGGCTGGCTCACAGACGCACACCGTGAGCTGATGGTTAGCAAGTGGTTGGACGATAAAACAGCAGATTAAACTCAACATGCATAAATGCAAATtggagagggagcagggaatAATCCTGACTTGGTAGATGTGTCAGCTCATGGCACCAAAGTGCTCAAAAACCTAGCAAATGTGATGCTTGGAATTTCCAGGAAAAGCAGTGAGAACAAGGGAAAAAGTAATTCATTGTGCCTGGGGGATGCTTATGCTTGTGGGGACCTAAGGAAGCCCTTTCCCTCCCAGTTTGCGTTCAGTCAACATTACAGGGCAGGGGCAAGAGCAAAGCTACAAGGAAGGGTCACTTGCCTGTGGGCTAATTACACATCATTCTTGGGAAGCTTAATCTCCAGATGGGCCAAGAGAACCCTGATAGAGCTGAAGACATTGAAACGAGCGAGGAACAAACCCTGGCAGCTGACCAGCTGGAAGGCAGCTTGGCAGAAAAGGGCCTGGGGATTCTGGTTGACACCAAGTTGACCATAAGCCAGTAGAGTGCCCTTGGGACAAAGGCGCTGAAATGGTTTCCTGGTCTGCATTAGGCAAAGTGTTGCCAGCAAGTCTGAGGAAGGTGATCCTTCCTCTCTGCTTGGCACTGGTAAGGCCACACCTCTGGAGTGCTGGCTCCAGCTTGATACAGAAGCATGGATGTATGGGAGAGAGTCCAGGGAATGGACACAAAGTTGGGACTGGAACATCTTTTATACaaagagaggctgagagagctaagactgttcagcctagagaagagaaTGTTTTGGGGGATCTTATCAATGTACATGAGTATCTAAAGGGAGGGTGCAACAAGGACAGCGTCAAGCTGATGAGGTGACAGGTGCAAACAGAAACAGGAATTACTGtttaaacagaagaaacaacattttttttcctgcaggagtAGTTAAATGCTTGAccaggctgcctggggaggctGTGGCATCTCCATCCTGCAGCTGTTCAAAGCCTGCACCTCCCCAGGAACCTTCCTGCAACAGACTGACCCAACCAAAGTTCAGGCCGTGGATGCTGCAGTCAGAGAAACTCTGGGCACAAGCTGTGCCTAGGCTGTGCctaggcagggcagggggaggcagGTACCCTGAGGCCATGGGTGTGGGCTGTCAACTcggggagctgctgccctgtcAACTCCCACCTTCCCTGGGGTGTACTGCTCACCAGCCCCTCCCCACTGGACGCTGCCTGCTCTTGCCTGTCCCCGGGGCCAGCGCTCAAACAGGCTTGTTTCAACAGGAAGTTCAATGCGATTTgacctatttttaaaattattttttcttttcctcgGGTCTATTTATGAAGCTTGAGCAATCCTTTATCTATGATTTCTCTCCACATAAATCCATCAATGCTCTTTCTCATAAACGTGCCCTCCGTGCTGACCGCTCGGGGGCACGTGGACAATAACAATTAACGACAATGGCTCGAGCAGCAATTAATGAGCTGTTTTGCTAAGGTGAGAAGCACCCACAAGTCcccaacaccagcagcacttGGATTCACCCTTCCCTTGCACCTGGAGTAGCGCCACTGGCCAGGGCTGCCAGTAGGGCTCTCAGGGGCTGCACCCCTTCCCTGGCTTATCCCCAGGTGGTGCAGTGAAGGGAAGGTGGACATGGAGGGTGATACTGTGTCCCACTGAACATCACCTTGGGGGTTTTGAGCCTTAGTCTGGTCCTGTGGCTGGGGGGCTTGAGGAAGGTCAAGCTACATCTCCCTAGGTCACCTGGTGGTCTGCGGCACCAAGATGGGTCTGGAGTGCGATGGAGGAAGGGAACAGAGAGTAAGTGTAGCTTTAGACCTGCAGTGCTCATTTGTAAAAGGTCCTGATGAATGGTACCACTGAGGCCTTCATCCACAGAGTACCTGAGGCAGTGTGTGCGGGTGGCTTGACACTCAGCTTGCCTGAGCACCAACTGGG from Poecile atricapillus isolate bPoeAtr1 chromosome Z, bPoeAtr1.hap1, whole genome shotgun sequence encodes:
- the LOC131592734 gene encoding protein shisa-8-like, which translates into the protein MAPRSRGRMEPSYVVGICCLVLLEPGRVWSGEPSTGGPGESGNSSQAPPPETTVPAPTGAAPPGGDRCRGYYDVMGQWDPPFNCNAGIYQYCCGTCGYRFCCQFKPGRLDQSGCSNYDTPNWVNTGQPPARVDETPEDPTRDKTNMIVYIICGVVAIMVLVGIFTKLGLEKAQGPQTEMTVSRTLTDLLKQPGHSPSENMDSLMGGVQVPLGEGLARGPPRNSTDKPPLNNAVAIAPSLGRPHSHGKRLPLASSLALSAPDYTSYTTLKVGESATEDFYRRFGGLEPPPASTLTFPAETPVLAEGCPLPKAKGPKVPGGLAFPGGWEGGPHRGPRRPGLATLRPEGPPEAFGPSASLYGQHPRHLATNSKTEVTV